One Onthophagus taurus isolate NC chromosome 11, IU_Otau_3.0, whole genome shotgun sequence genomic window carries:
- the LOC111418452 gene encoding putative ankyrin repeat protein RF_0381 has protein sequence MNENSGSDTESETLNDLQPMSAAAEVETGDSEDRIQQLYLSSLHAHICQRRGSEELRDEWQCTSAVSSCKTMKSLLNHMTSCQKLQNCMVPYCSSSRELINHWNDCVRIVCSICLPLRQADERSTSPFHWEFALHLAATNNNIEWGQLLMIKGMDVNARNPCNQTPLHVAVMYDNLEFGRLLIENGADIATNSDYIGTPLHLAAQDGGGMNKLQFENLAGVRAKGNKETYPFRKLLHSFEFGRLLIEKGADVNAKTNSNQTALHYAAIYGNIEVGRLLLENGVDVNWKDTSETTPLHFTAHKGDMEFGRLLLENGADINAKTNEGETPLYFAILNKKFEFGRLLIENGADINAKDKYKRTPLHLAASDKNSEFTWLLIENGADINAETMANETVLHSAAKGGDIELGRLLLKNGADVHAKSERNQTALHHAAWYGNIEVGRLLLENGADVNAKTNDGKTPLYCATFNNEYEFGRLLIESGADINAKDKYKQTPLHLAASDKNSEFAWLLIENGADINAKTTSDETVLHCAAMSGDIELGRLLLENGADVTAELPWKGTPIFVAARCENIEFVRLLIEYVGDVNSLLQFAASTGNIELGQLLLENGADFRASTISRQTPIFVAAENNNLEFIRLLIEYGENVNIKNYNGETLLHFAANTKNIELGQLVLEHGATVDARDNTGKTPLHCIVSKSYNDSTAEFFCMLLYYNASVNEADDLGYVPYISAIYSINLEIADMLYIYVDELDYIFVLLTLKVMMHLFIFNDSIPDYYLAHLNKAKIDEGTDEQLLKDINQIGFGPIYTWFTHCHNSIKWVWLLLSKGFPVTLEDIQVFYETKGFCEEIEAILSSEVPIRYDNYCGSYIKKLIYNRIDNYDYYFTTNNYFAKKGHVPSLVQIARDRCRKDIFNEHQTGANYKAYNVIMRMEIPKLIKDILLLKHPIYIVN, from the coding sequence ATTCTGAAGACCGGATTCAACAACTATATTTATCATCATTGCATGCACACATATGTCAAAGGCGAGGATCTGAAGAACTACGCGATGAATGGCAGTGCACGTCAGCTGTATCCAGTTGCAAAACAATGAAATCGTTGCTAAATCATATGACATCATGTCAAAAGCTACAGAACTGCATGGTGCCATATTGTAGCTCTTCGAGGGAACTAATAAACCATTGGAATGATTGTGTGAGAATTGTTTGTTCAATTTGTTTGCCACTGAGACAAGCGGATGAACGCAGCACTAGTCCTTTTCATTGGGAATTTGCCCTACACCTTGCCGCTACCAATAACAACATCGAATGGGGCCAATTATTGATGATAAAAGGAATGGACGTTAACGCACGCAACCCGTGCAATCAGACACCTTTACACGTTGCTGTTATGTACGACAACCTTGAGTTTGGACGATTGTTAATCGAAAATGGAGCAGATATTGCTACCAACTCCGATTATATAGGAACGCCCTTACACTTAGCTGCTCAAGATGGCGGCGGTATGAATAAGttgcaatttgaaaatttagcgGGTGTTCGAGCTAAGGGCAATAAGGAAACATACCCATTCAGGAAATTATTGCATTCATTTGAATTTGGTCGATTGCTAATCGAAAAAGGAGCGGATGTTAACGCTAAAACCAATAGCAATCAGACAGCTCTACATTATGCCGCTATATATGGTAACATTGAAGTGGGTCGATTATTACTAGAAAACGGAGTTGATGTCAATTGGAAGGATACCAGTGAAACAACACCCTTACACTTTACTGCTCATAAAGGAGACATGGAATTTGGTCGGCTACTACTCGAAAATGGGGCCGATATTAATGCTAAAACCAATGAAGGGGAAACCCCATTATATTTTgctatattaaacaaaaaatttgaatttggaCGGCTCCTAATTGAAAATGGTGCAGATATTAATGCGAAGGACAAATATAAAAGAACACCCTTGCATTTGGCTGCTAGTGATAAGAACAGCGAATTTACTTGGTTGCTAATTGAAAATGGTGCTGATATTAATGCTGAAACCATGGCAAATGAGACAGTTTTACATTCTGCCGCTAAAGGTGGGGACATTGAATTGGGTCGACTACTACTCAAAAATGGAGCGGATGTTCACGCTAAAAGCGAAAGAAATCAGACAGCTTTACATCATGCCGCTTGGTATGGAAACATTGAAGTGGGTCGGCTACTCCTGGAAAATGGGGCCGATGTTAACGCTAAAACCAATGATGGGAAAACCCCATTATATTGTGCTACATTTAATAACGAATATGAATTTGGACGGCTCCTAATTGAAAGTGGTGCAGATATTAATGCGAAGGACAAATATAAACAAACACCCTTGCATTTGGCTGCTAGTGATAAGAACAGTGAATTTGCTTGGTTGTTAATTGAAAATGGCGCTGATATTAATGCTAAAACCACGTCAGATGAGACAGTTTTACACTGTGCCGCTATGAGTGGAGACATTGAATTGGGTCGGCTATTACTCGAAAATGGGGCGGATGTTACAGCTGAGCTCCCTTGGAAAGGAACACCAATATTTGTTGCCGCGAGGTGTGAAAACATTGAATTCGTTCGTTTGCTTATCGAATATGTAGGAGATGTTAACTCACTTTTACAGTTTGCCGCTAGTACGGGAAACATTGAATTGGGTCAGCTACTTCTTGAAAATGGAGCGGATTTTAGAGCTAGTACCATATCAAGACAAACACCCATATTTGTTGCCGCGGAGAATAATAATCTTGAGTTTATTCGCTTGCTAATCGAATATGGAGAAAATGTTAACATTAAGAACTATAATGGAGAAACCCTATTACACTTTGCCGCTAATACTAAAAACATTGAATTGGGACAACTTGTTCTCGAACATGGAGCAACTGTTGACGCTAGAGACAACACTGGAAAAACGCCTTTACATTGTATTGTTTCTAAGTCTTATAATGATAGTACGGCTGAATTTTTCTGTATGTTGTTGTATTACAACGCGTCTGTAAATGAAGCGGATGATTTGGGATACGTGCCATATATTTCTGCCATATACTCCATAAATCTTGAAATTGCGGATAtgttatatatttatgtagACGAATTGGATTATATATTTGTACTTCTCACACTAAAAGTaatgatgcatttatttatatttaacgaTTCTATCCCTGACTACTATTTAGCACATTTAAACAAAGCAAAAATAGATGAGGGTACAGACGAACAATTACTTAAGGACATTAATCAGATTGGTTTTGGGCCAATATACACATGGTTTACTCATTGCCATAACAGTATAAAATGGGTTTGGTTACTTTTAAGTAAAGGGTTTCCAGTGACATTAGAGGACATTCAAGTCTTTTATGAAACGAAAGGTTTTTGTGAAGAAATTGAAGCAATTTTATCGTCGGAAGTGCCTATCAGGTATGATAATTATTGTGGatcttatataaaaaagttaatctaTAATCGAATCGACAATTACGATTATTACTTTACGACAAATAATTACTTTGCAAAAAAGGGACATGTTCCTAGCTTAGTACAAATCGCGCGAGATCGTTGTaggaaagatattttcaacGAACATCAAACAGGTGCTAATTATAAAGCCTATAATGTTATTATGCGGATGGAAATTCCTAAATTAATCAAAGATATTCTATTATTAAAACATCCAATTTATATagtaaattga